In a single window of the Penaeus monodon isolate SGIC_2016 chromosome 3, NSTDA_Pmon_1, whole genome shotgun sequence genome:
- the LOC119594863 gene encoding LOW QUALITY PROTEIN: AP-3 complex subunit sigma-2-like (The sequence of the model RefSeq protein was modified relative to this genomic sequence to represent the inferred CDS: deleted 1 base in 1 codon), with the protein MIRYFSLNNHGKPRLSKFYRIFNEELQQQIIKETFQFFPREIDNVCNFLEGGSLIGGSDYKLIYRHYATLYFVFCVDSSESELGILDLIQVFVETLDKCFENVCELDLIFHVDKVHYILNELVMGGMVLETNMTEIITRIDDQNKLEKQESPYNSATPGNIRAGLAAAPARAVSAVKNMNLPQQIKDIKLPDLPAAIKDLKF; encoded by the exons ATGATAAGGTATTTTAGTCTTAACAACCATGGAAAACCGAGATTATCCAAATTTTATCGTATTTTC AATGAAGAACTACAGCAGCAAATAATTAAAGAAACTTTCCAATTTTTTCCAAGAGAGATTGACAATGTT TGtaattttttggaggggggaag tCTCATTGGAGGGTCGGATTACAAGTTGATATACCGACATTATGCGACCTTATACTTTGTCTTCTGTGTGGATTCTTCGGAGAGTGAACTGGGCATCCTTGACCTGATCCAGGTGTTTGTGGAGACTCTCGACAAATGCTTTGAGAATGTCTGTGAACTGGATCTCATCTTCCATGTAGATAAg GTACATTACATTCTGAATGAGCTGGTGATGGGTGGCATGGTGCTGGAGACCAACATGACAGAAATCATTACAAGAATAGATGACCAGAACAAGTTGGAGAAACAAGAG AGCCCTTATAATTCTGCGACCCCTGGAAACATTAGA GCTGGACTAGCGGCAGCCCCAGCTCGTGCTGTGTCAGCGGTGAAAAACATGAATTTGCCACAGCAAATCAAGGACATCAAGTTGCCAGATCTGCCTGCAGCTATTAAGGATCTGAAATTCTGA